Proteins from a single region of Lelliottia sp. JS-SCA-14:
- a CDS encoding LacI family DNA-binding transcriptional regulator, whose amino-acid sequence MTTMLEVAKRAGVSKATVSRVLSGNGYVSQETKDRVFQAIEESGYRPNLLARNLATKRTQTLGLVVTNTLYHGVYFSELLFHAARMTEEKGRQLILADGKHSADEEREAIQYLLDMRCDAIIIYPRFLSVDEMDEIIEKQEQPIMVLNRRLRKNSSHCVWSDHKASCQDAVSQLIAMGHRDIAFITGSLDSPTGIERLSGYKEALLQHYIPLRDELQVEGRWTPESGAAGVATLLERNAKFTALVASNDDMAIGALKQLHDSGIATPGEVSVVGFDDVAIAPYIVPSLSSVRIPVTEMIKETISRLIFMLDGGEFNYQQAFPGELILRDSVAAHVHV is encoded by the coding sequence ATGACCACGATGCTGGAAGTGGCGAAGCGGGCAGGGGTGTCGAAGGCCACGGTTTCTCGGGTGCTTTCGGGCAATGGCTACGTGAGCCAGGAGACAAAAGACCGGGTTTTTCAGGCGATTGAAGAGAGCGGCTACCGCCCGAATTTACTGGCGCGAAATCTCGCCACCAAACGGACGCAAACCCTGGGGCTGGTGGTCACCAACACCCTGTATCACGGCGTCTATTTCAGTGAACTGCTGTTCCACGCGGCGCGCATGACGGAAGAAAAAGGCCGCCAGCTGATTCTGGCGGACGGGAAGCACAGCGCCGACGAAGAGCGTGAGGCGATCCAGTATCTGCTCGACATGCGCTGCGATGCGATCATCATCTATCCGCGCTTTTTAAGCGTCGATGAGATGGACGAGATTATCGAAAAGCAGGAGCAGCCGATCATGGTGCTAAACCGTCGCCTGCGCAAAAACAGCAGCCACTGCGTGTGGTCCGATCATAAGGCCTCGTGCCAGGACGCGGTGTCGCAGCTGATTGCGATGGGCCATCGGGATATCGCCTTTATCACCGGATCGCTGGATTCCCCGACCGGTATCGAACGTCTTTCAGGATACAAAGAGGCGCTGTTACAGCACTACATTCCCCTGCGCGACGAGTTGCAGGTCGAGGGGAGATGGACCCCGGAGAGCGGGGCGGCGGGCGTTGCCACGCTGCTTGAACGCAACGCGAAATTTACCGCACTGGTCGCCAGCAATGACGATATGGCGATCGGTGCGCTGAAACAGCTTCATGACAGCGGGATCGCCACGCCGGGCGAGGTGTCGGTGGTAGGGTTTGATGATGTGGCTATCGCCCCCTACATCGTGCCCTCGCTCTCCAGCGTGCGTATTCCGGTCACGGAGATGATCAAAGAGACCATCAGCCGCCTGATTTTTATGCTCGACGGCGGCGAGTTCAACTATCAACAGGCCTTCCCCGGTGAGCTAATCCTGCGTGATTCGGTTGCCGCTCACGTTCATGTCTGA
- the ascF gene encoding PTS cellobiose/arbutin/salicin transporter subunit IIBC — protein sequence MAKNYAALAKDVVSALGGKDNIVAVTHCMTRLRFVLQDESAIDSATLKSISGVLGVVRNDNQCQVIIGNTVSQAYREVVNLLPAGMRPAEPQGPQKLTLRRIGAGILDALIGTMSPLIPAIIGGSMVKLLAMILEMTGVLTKGAPTLTILTVIGDGAFFFLPLMVAASAAVKFKTNMSLAIAIAGVLVHPSFIELMAKAAQGEHVEFAFIPVTAVKYTYTVIPALVMTWCLSYIERWVDKITPAVTKNFLKPMLIVLIAAPLAILLIGPIGIWIGTAISALVYTVHDYLGWLSVAIMGALWPLLVMTGMHRVFTPTIIQTIAETGKEGMVMPSEIGANLSLGGSSLAVAWKTKNPELRQTALAAAASAIMAGISEPALYGVAIRLKRPLIASLISGFICGAIAGMAGLASHSMAAPGLFTSVQFFDPANPMTIVWVFGVMALAVVLSFVLTLILGFEDIPVEDEAEKARALQTAPVPAHEARA from the coding sequence ATGGCCAAAAATTATGCCGCGCTGGCGAAAGACGTTGTCAGCGCGCTCGGCGGCAAAGACAACATCGTCGCCGTCACCCACTGTATGACGCGCCTGCGCTTTGTGCTGCAGGACGAAAGCGCCATCGACAGCGCGACCCTCAAAAGCATCAGCGGCGTGCTCGGCGTGGTGCGCAACGACAACCAGTGCCAGGTGATTATCGGCAACACGGTTTCTCAGGCGTACCGCGAAGTGGTGAATCTGCTGCCTGCCGGAATGCGTCCTGCTGAGCCGCAAGGCCCGCAAAAACTGACTCTGCGCCGGATCGGTGCCGGGATCCTCGACGCGCTGATCGGCACCATGTCCCCGCTGATCCCGGCGATCATCGGCGGTTCGATGGTGAAGCTGCTGGCGATGATCCTCGAGATGACCGGCGTGCTGACCAAAGGCGCACCGACGCTCACCATTCTGACGGTGATCGGCGACGGCGCGTTCTTCTTCCTGCCGCTGATGGTGGCCGCCTCTGCCGCCGTCAAATTCAAAACCAACATGTCGCTGGCGATTGCCATCGCGGGCGTGCTGGTCCATCCGAGCTTTATCGAGCTGATGGCGAAAGCCGCCCAGGGCGAGCACGTGGAGTTCGCCTTTATCCCGGTCACCGCCGTGAAATACACCTACACGGTGATCCCGGCGCTGGTGATGACCTGGTGCCTGTCATACATCGAACGCTGGGTGGACAAGATCACCCCGGCGGTGACCAAAAACTTCCTTAAGCCGATGCTGATCGTGCTGATTGCCGCCCCGCTGGCCATCCTGTTGATTGGTCCGATCGGTATCTGGATTGGCACCGCGATTTCCGCGCTGGTTTACACCGTGCACGATTATCTCGGCTGGCTGTCCGTCGCCATCATGGGCGCGCTGTGGCCGCTGCTGGTGATGACCGGGATGCACCGCGTCTTTACGCCAACCATCATTCAGACCATCGCCGAAACCGGCAAAGAAGGGATGGTCATGCCGTCGGAAATCGGCGCGAACCTGTCGCTCGGCGGTTCTTCGCTGGCGGTGGCGTGGAAAACCAAAAACCCGGAGCTGCGCCAGACGGCACTCGCGGCGGCGGCATCCGCCATCATGGCGGGGATTTCTGAACCGGCCCTGTACGGCGTGGCGATTCGCCTGAAACGCCCGCTGATTGCGAGCCTGATCAGCGGCTTTATCTGCGGCGCGATCGCCGGTATGGCGGGACTTGCCAGCCACTCCATGGCGGCACCGGGCCTGTTTACCAGCGTCCAGTTCTTCGATCCGGCGAACCCGATGACCATCGTCTGGGTGTTTGGGGTGATGGCCCTGGCCGTGGTGCTCTCCTTTGTTCTGACCCTGATCCTCGGCTTTGAGGATATCCCGGTCGAAGACGAGGCCGAGAAAGCCCGCGCCCTGCAAACCGCACCGGTTCCGGCACACGAGGCGCGAGCCTGA
- a CDS encoding 6-phospho-beta-glucosidase, producing MSVFPEGFLWGGALAANQSEGAYREGGKGLTTVDMIPHGANRMAVKVGKEKRFTLRDDEFYPSHEAIDFYHRYKEDIALMAEMGFTVFRTSIAWSRLYPNGDEPLPNQDGIAYYRAVFEECKKYNIEPLVTLCHFDVPMHLVTEYGSWRNRKMVDFFARYARTCFEEFNGLVKYWLTFNEINIMLHSPFSGAGLVFEEGENEDQVKYQAAHHELVASALATKIAHEVNPENQVGCMLAGGNFYPYSCKPEDVWTALEKDRENLFFIDVQARGSYPAYSARVFREKGVTIVKDPADDQILKHTVDFVSFSYYASRCASAEMNANNTSAANIVKSLRNPHIEVSEWGWGIDPLGLRITMNMMYDRYQKPLFLVENGLGAKDEIDANGEINDDYRISYLREHIRAMGDAIEDGVPLMGYTTWGCIDLVAASTGEMSKRYGFVYVDRDDAGNGTLDRKRKKSFWWYKKVIASNGADLG from the coding sequence ATGTCTGTTTTTCCAGAAGGATTTTTATGGGGTGGCGCACTGGCCGCCAACCAGAGTGAAGGCGCTTATCGCGAGGGCGGCAAAGGGCTGACCACCGTCGATATGATCCCCCACGGCGCAAACCGGATGGCGGTGAAAGTCGGGAAGGAAAAACGTTTTACGCTTCGCGACGACGAGTTTTACCCCAGCCACGAGGCGATTGATTTTTACCATCGCTACAAAGAAGACATCGCCCTGATGGCGGAGATGGGTTTTACGGTGTTCCGCACTTCCATCGCCTGGAGCCGCCTCTATCCGAACGGCGACGAGCCGCTGCCGAATCAGGACGGCATCGCCTATTACCGTGCGGTGTTTGAAGAGTGCAAAAAGTACAACATCGAGCCGTTAGTAACCCTGTGCCACTTCGATGTGCCGATGCACCTGGTCACCGAATACGGCTCCTGGCGCAACCGTAAAATGGTCGATTTCTTCGCACGCTATGCGCGCACCTGCTTCGAGGAGTTCAACGGCCTGGTGAAATACTGGCTGACCTTCAACGAGATCAACATCATGCTGCACAGCCCGTTCTCGGGCGCGGGGCTGGTGTTTGAAGAGGGCGAAAACGAAGACCAGGTGAAATACCAGGCCGCGCACCACGAGTTAGTGGCGAGCGCGCTGGCAACCAAAATCGCCCACGAGGTGAACCCGGAAAACCAGGTCGGCTGCATGCTGGCGGGCGGAAATTTCTATCCTTACTCCTGCAAGCCAGAAGACGTGTGGACGGCGCTGGAAAAAGACCGCGAGAACCTGTTCTTTATCGACGTGCAGGCGCGCGGCAGCTATCCGGCCTACTCGGCGCGCGTGTTCCGCGAAAAAGGGGTGACGATTGTTAAAGACCCGGCTGACGACCAGATCCTCAAGCACACCGTCGATTTTGTCTCGTTCAGCTACTACGCGTCACGCTGCGCCTCGGCGGAGATGAACGCCAACAACACCAGCGCGGCCAACATCGTTAAATCTCTGCGCAACCCGCACATCGAAGTGAGCGAATGGGGCTGGGGCATCGACCCGCTGGGCCTGCGCATCACGATGAACATGATGTACGACCGCTACCAGAAACCGCTGTTCCTGGTGGAAAACGGGCTCGGTGCGAAAGACGAGATCGACGCGAATGGTGAGATTAACGACGACTATCGCATCAGCTATCTGCGGGAACACATCCGCGCGATGGGCGATGCGATTGAAGACGGCGTCCCGCTGATGGGCTACACCACCTGGGGCTGTATCGACCTGGTAGCGGCATCCACCGGGGAGATGAGCAAGCGCTACGGGTTTGTGTATGTCGATCGCGACGACGCAGGCAACGGGACGCTGGACCGGAAACGCAAAAAATCGTTCTGGTGGTATAAGAAGGTGATTGCGAGTAACGGGGCGGATTTGGGCTAG
- the hycI gene encoding hydrogenase maturation peptidase HycI: protein MTDVLLCVGNSMMGDDGAGPLLAEMCFANPQGNWRVIDGGSAPENDVVALRELRPDRLLIVDATDMGLNPGEIRLIDPDDIAEMFMMTTHNMPLNYLVDQIKDDVGEVLFLGIQPDIVGFYYPMTPAIKAAVEVVYSRLAGWEGDGGFAQL from the coding sequence GTGACTGACGTTTTACTGTGTGTCGGCAATAGCATGATGGGCGATGACGGTGCAGGCCCGCTGCTGGCGGAGATGTGCTTCGCGAATCCGCAGGGCAACTGGCGGGTGATCGACGGCGGCAGCGCGCCGGAAAACGACGTGGTCGCCCTGCGCGAGCTGCGCCCGGACCGTCTGCTGATTGTCGATGCGACGGACATGGGGCTGAACCCCGGCGAAATCCGCCTGATCGACCCGGACGATATCGCGGAGATGTTCATGATGACCACCCACAATATGCCCCTCAACTATCTGGTCGATCAGATTAAAGACGACGTGGGCGAGGTGCTGTTTTTGGGCATTCAGCCGGATATTGTCGGGTTTTATTACCCGATGACGCCAGCGATTAAAGCGGCGGTTGAAGTGGTCTATTCCCGGCTGGCGGGGTGGGAAGGGGATGGGGGATTTGCGCAGTTATGA
- a CDS encoding formate hydrogenlyase maturation HycH family protein yields the protein MSEQVVFSQLSRKFIDENDATPDAAQQVVYYSLAIGHHLGVIDCLEAALSCPWQEYLAWIGTLETDSTARRKMEGVPKYGEIVIDSNHIAMLANAFDAALAVQTPAQQAWSKTLLSMLHDIHQESAIYLMVRRLRD from the coding sequence ATGAGCGAACAGGTGGTGTTCAGTCAGCTGAGCCGTAAATTTATCGATGAGAACGATGCGACGCCGGATGCGGCCCAGCAGGTGGTCTATTACAGCCTGGCGATTGGCCACCACCTTGGCGTGATCGACTGTTTAGAGGCGGCGTTGAGCTGCCCGTGGCAAGAGTATCTGGCCTGGATCGGCACGCTGGAGACGGACAGTACGGCGCGGCGCAAAATGGAAGGCGTGCCGAAGTATGGCGAGATCGTCATCGACAGCAACCACATCGCCATGCTGGCGAACGCCTTTGACGCGGCGCTGGCGGTGCAAACCCCCGCCCAGCAGGCGTGGAGCAAAACGCTGCTCAGCATGCTGCATGATATTCATCAGGAGAGCGCCATCTACCTGATGGTGAGGAGATTACGTGACTGA
- a CDS encoding NADH-quinone oxidoreductase subunit B family protein produces the protein MNNLLGPRDDNGIPVPMTVDESIANMKASLLKKIKRSAYVYRVDCGGCNGCEIEIFATLSPLFDAERFGIKVVPSPRHADILLFTGAVTRAMRSPALRAWQSAPDPKICISYGACGNSGGIFHDLYCVWGGTDKIVPVDVYIPGCPPTPAATLYGFAMALGLLEQKIHAREPGEIDNQPAQILHPDMVQPLRVKVDRTARRLAGYRYGRQIADDYLRLLSQGEHQVERWLEAEKDPRLNEIVANLNQVVDEARIR, from the coding sequence ATGAATAATTTACTCGGCCCGCGCGACGATAACGGCATTCCGGTGCCGATGACGGTGGATGAATCCATCGCCAACATGAAAGCGTCTCTGCTGAAAAAAATCAAACGTTCCGCCTACGTCTACCGCGTGGACTGCGGGGGCTGCAACGGCTGCGAGATTGAAATCTTCGCCACTCTGTCTCCGCTGTTTGACGCCGAACGTTTTGGCATCAAAGTGGTGCCGTCTCCGCGTCATGCGGACATTCTGCTGTTCACCGGCGCGGTGACGCGCGCGATGCGATCTCCGGCCCTGCGTGCCTGGCAGTCGGCGCCGGATCCGAAAATCTGCATCTCCTACGGGGCGTGCGGCAACAGCGGCGGTATCTTCCACGATCTCTACTGCGTCTGGGGTGGGACCGACAAAATCGTGCCGGTGGATGTCTATATTCCCGGCTGCCCACCGACGCCTGCCGCGACGCTGTACGGTTTTGCGATGGCGCTGGGGCTGCTGGAGCAGAAAATTCACGCCCGCGAGCCGGGGGAAATCGACAACCAGCCCGCGCAAATTCTGCATCCGGACATGGTGCAGCCGCTGCGGGTGAAGGTCGACAGGACGGCGCGTCGTCTTGCCGGATATCGCTATGGCCGCCAGATTGCCGATGACTATCTGCGTCTGCTGAGCCAGGGCGAGCATCAGGTTGAGCGCTGGCTGGAGGCGGAAAAAGATCCGCGTCTGAACGAGATCGTGGCGAACCTCAACCAGGTGGTCGACGAGGCGCGTATCCGATGA
- a CDS encoding formate hydrogenlyase complex iron-sulfur subunit produces the protein MFTFIKKVIKTGTVTSSYPLEPMPVDKNFRGKPEHNPQQCIGCAACVNACPSNALTVETDLATNELAWQFNLGRCIFCGRCEEVCPTAAIKLSQEYELAVWNKADFLQQSRFDLCHCRVCNHPFAVQKEIDYAIALLKHNGDARAELHREGFETCPECKRQKCLLPSDRIDITRHMREAS, from the coding sequence ATGTTTACATTTATCAAAAAAGTGATCAAAACCGGCACGGTCACCAGCAGTTATCCCCTTGAGCCGATGCCGGTCGATAAAAACTTTCGTGGCAAACCGGAGCACAACCCGCAGCAGTGCATCGGCTGTGCGGCGTGCGTGAATGCCTGTCCGTCGAACGCCCTGACGGTGGAGACGGATCTGGCGACGAATGAATTGGCCTGGCAGTTCAACCTCGGGCGCTGCATTTTCTGTGGTCGCTGCGAAGAGGTCTGCCCGACGGCGGCGATTAAGCTGTCGCAGGAGTACGAGCTGGCGGTGTGGAACAAAGCCGATTTCCTTCAGCAGTCGCGCTTTGACCTGTGCCATTGCCGCGTCTGCAACCATCCGTTCGCCGTGCAAAAAGAGATCGACTATGCCATCGCGCTGCTGAAACACAACGGCGATGCGCGGGCGGAACTGCACCGGGAAGGGTTTGAAACCTGCCCGGAGTGCAAGCGTCAGAAGTGCCTGCTGCCGTCCGACCGCATCGATATCACCCGCCACATGAGAGAAGCCAGCTGA
- a CDS encoding hydrogenase large subunit: MSEEKVGQQYLAALHQAFPGVVLEESWQTKDQITVTIKVNYLPEVVEFLYYQQGGWLSVLFGNDERQLCGNYAVYYVLSMEQGEKCWITVRVEVDPNKPEYPSVTPRVPAAVWGEREVRDMYGLIAVGLPDERRLVLPDDWPDELYPLRKDSMDYRQRPAPTTDSETYEFINELGSKKNNVVPIGPLHVTSDEPGHFRLFVDGENIIDADYRLFYVHRGMEKLAETRMGYNEVTFLSDRVCGICGFAHSTAYTTSVENAMGIVVPERAQMIRAILLEVERLHSHLLNLGLACHFVGFDSGFMQFFRVREASMKMAEILTGARKTYGLNLIGGIRRDLLKDDMIQTRLLAQQMRRDVQDLVDMLLSTPNIEQRTVGVGRLDPQIARDFSNVGPMVRASGHARDTRADHPFVGYGLLPMTVHTEQGCDVISRLKVRINEVFTALNMIDFGLDNLPGGPLAVEGFTYIPNRFALGFSEAPRGDDIHWSMTGDNQKLYRWRCRAATYANWPTLRYMLRGNTVSDAPLIIGSLDPCYSCTDRMTVVDVRKKKSQVVPYKELERYSIERKNSPLK, from the coding sequence ATGTCAGAAGAAAAAGTGGGTCAACAGTATCTCGCCGCACTGCATCAGGCGTTTCCCGGCGTGGTGCTGGAGGAGAGCTGGCAGACCAAAGACCAGATCACCGTCACCATCAAGGTGAACTATCTGCCGGAAGTGGTGGAGTTTCTCTATTACCAGCAGGGCGGCTGGCTGTCGGTGCTGTTCGGCAACGACGAACGTCAGCTGTGCGGCAACTACGCGGTCTATTACGTGCTGTCGATGGAGCAGGGCGAGAAGTGCTGGATTACGGTGCGCGTCGAAGTCGATCCGAATAAACCGGAATACCCGTCCGTCACGCCGCGCGTGCCTGCGGCGGTGTGGGGCGAGCGCGAAGTGCGCGATATGTACGGTCTGATCGCGGTCGGCCTGCCGGATGAACGCCGTCTTGTGCTTCCCGACGACTGGCCGGATGAACTCTATCCCCTGCGCAAAGACAGCATGGATTATCGCCAGCGTCCTGCCCCGACCACCGACAGCGAAACCTACGAGTTCATCAACGAGCTCGGCAGCAAAAAGAACAACGTGGTGCCTATTGGCCCGCTGCACGTCACCTCCGATGAACCGGGCCACTTCCGCCTGTTTGTCGATGGCGAAAATATTATCGATGCCGATTACCGCCTGTTCTACGTCCACCGTGGAATGGAAAAACTGGCGGAAACCCGCATGGGTTATAACGAAGTCACCTTCCTGTCGGATCGCGTGTGCGGGATCTGCGGCTTCGCCCACAGCACCGCCTACACCACTTCGGTGGAAAACGCGATGGGGATCGTGGTGCCGGAGCGCGCTCAGATGATCCGCGCCATTCTGCTGGAAGTGGAGCGCCTGCATTCGCATCTGCTGAACCTCGGCCTGGCCTGTCACTTCGTCGGCTTTGATTCCGGGTTTATGCAGTTCTTCCGCGTCCGTGAAGCCTCGATGAAAATGGCGGAGATCCTCACCGGGGCGCGTAAAACCTACGGTCTGAACCTGATCGGCGGGATTCGCCGCGATCTGCTGAAAGACGACATGATCCAGACTCGCCTGCTGGCGCAGCAGATGCGCCGCGACGTGCAGGATCTGGTGGATATGCTGCTCAGCACGCCCAACATCGAGCAGCGTACCGTCGGTGTGGGCCGTCTTGATCCGCAGATCGCCCGCGACTTCAGCAACGTCGGCCCGATGGTACGCGCCAGCGGCCACGCCCGCGATACCCGCGCCGATCACCCGTTCGTGGGCTACGGCCTGCTGCCGATGACGGTCCACACCGAGCAGGGCTGCGACGTGATTTCCCGCCTGAAAGTGCGCATCAACGAAGTCTTTACCGCGCTGAATATGATCGACTTTGGTCTGGATAACCTGCCGGGCGGGCCTCTGGCAGTGGAAGGCTTTACCTATATTCCGAACCGCTTCGCCCTCGGGTTCTCCGAAGCGCCGCGCGGGGATGATATCCACTGGAGCATGACCGGCGACAACCAGAAGCTCTACCGCTGGCGCTGTCGTGCGGCGACCTACGCCAACTGGCCGACCCTGCGCTATATGCTGCGCGGCAACACGGTGTCTGACGCGCCGCTGATCATCGGTAGCCTCGATCCTTGCTACTCCTGTACCGACCGCATGACGGTGGTGGATGTACGCAAGAAGAAAAGCCAGGTGGTGCCGTACAAAGAGCTTGAACGCTACAGCATCGAGCGCAAGAACTCGCCGCTGAAATAA
- a CDS encoding respiratory chain complex I subunit 1 family protein, with translation MSLLLALLQALVLFAAAPLLSGITRVARARMHNRRGPGVLQEYRDLFKLMGRQSIAPDASGWVFRLTPFVMVGVMLTIATALPVVTIASPLPVLGDLITLIYLFAIARFFFAIAGLDTGSPFTGIGASREAMLGVLVEPILLLGLWVAAQVAGSTHISFIADTVYHWPVARSVPLILALCACAFATFIEMGKLPFDLAEAEQELQEGPLTEYSGYGFAVLKWGISLKQLVVLQMFVGVFFPWGQMTHFSAAGLLLAVVMAVLKLVVGVLIIALFENSMARLRFNATSRITWAGFGFAFLAFVSLLVA, from the coding sequence ATGAGTCTGTTACTGGCATTACTTCAGGCGCTGGTGTTATTCGCCGCTGCGCCACTGCTCTCGGGCATCACCCGCGTGGCCCGCGCCCGAATGCACAACCGTCGCGGCCCTGGCGTCCTCCAGGAGTACCGCGATCTCTTCAAGCTGATGGGTCGTCAGAGCATCGCCCCGGACGCCTCCGGCTGGGTCTTCCGCCTGACGCCGTTCGTGATGGTCGGCGTGATGCTGACCATCGCCACCGCGTTGCCAGTGGTGACGATCGCGTCGCCGCTGCCGGTGCTGGGTGATTTGATTACCCTGATTTACCTGTTCGCCATCGCGCGCTTTTTCTTTGCGATTGCCGGGCTGGATACGGGCAGTCCGTTTACTGGTATTGGTGCCAGCCGCGAAGCGATGCTCGGCGTGCTGGTTGAGCCGATTCTGCTGCTGGGCCTGTGGGTCGCGGCGCAGGTCGCGGGTTCGACCCACATCAGCTTTATCGCGGATACCGTCTATCACTGGCCGGTTGCCCGCAGCGTTCCGCTGATTCTGGCCCTCTGCGCCTGCGCGTTCGCCACCTTTATCGAGATGGGCAAACTGCCGTTTGACCTCGCGGAAGCGGAGCAGGAGCTGCAGGAAGGCCCGCTCACGGAGTACAGCGGCTACGGTTTTGCGGTCCTGAAATGGGGCATCAGCCTTAAACAGCTGGTGGTGCTGCAGATGTTTGTCGGCGTCTTCTTCCCGTGGGGACAGATGACGCACTTCTCGGCGGCGGGTTTACTGCTGGCGGTAGTAATGGCCGTGCTCAAGTTGGTGGTTGGTGTGCTGATCATCGCCCTGTTTGAAAACAGCATGGCGCGTCTGCGGTTCAACGCCACCTCGCGCATCACCTGGGCCGGTTTTGGGTTCGCCTTTTTAGCCTTCGTCTCCTTGCTGGTGGCGTGA
- the hycC gene encoding formate hydrogenlyase subunit 3, translating to MNAVTLINSAVAWFVAAAVLSLLFSFHKTLSGWTAGIGGALGSAITTCAGFMVLTGGLHAQGVMPLVRHTVQLTPLNAIWLITFGLCGLFVSLFNIDWHRHPQTKPNGLLVNLLLAAAVCTVVASNLAALVVMAEIMALCGVFLTGCSQSGKLWFALGRLGTVLLALTCWLVWQRYGTLDLDLLSARAQMLPFGADIWLLGVVGFGLLAGIIPLHGWVPQAHANASAPAATLFSTVVMKVGLFGILTLSLIGGQPPLWWGVVLLIAGMITAFVGGLYALMEHNIQRLLAYHTLENIGIILLGLGAGLTGLALNHPALIACGFIGGLYHLVNHSLFKSTLFLGAGSVWFRTGHRDIEKLGGIGKKMPLISLAMLVGLMAMAALPPLNGFAGEWVIYQSFFALGQSDVFVARLLGPMLAVGLAITGALAVMCMAKVYGVTFLGAPRTREAENARCAPALMTASVVLLALCCIAGGVAAPWLLPLLGSAVPLPLTTAHTAVSQPMMALLLIAAPLLPLVLMMFFKRDRLPARSRGTAWACGYEHEQSMVITAHGFAMPVKENFAFVLKLRHALNPVRMIPGWQSAVAPTLFRRLALVELAVLVVIVISRGA from the coding sequence ATGAACGCTGTGACTCTGATTAACAGCGCCGTGGCCTGGTTTGTGGCCGCGGCCGTGCTGTCGCTGCTCTTCTCGTTCCACAAAACCCTCAGCGGATGGACCGCCGGGATCGGCGGCGCGCTGGGGAGTGCGATCACAACCTGCGCCGGATTTATGGTGCTTACCGGCGGTCTGCATGCGCAAGGCGTGATGCCGCTGGTTCGCCACACCGTCCAGCTCACGCCGCTGAACGCGATCTGGCTCATCACCTTTGGCCTGTGCGGCCTGTTTGTCAGCCTGTTCAATATTGACTGGCATCGCCATCCGCAGACCAAACCCAACGGTCTGCTGGTCAATCTCCTGCTCGCCGCCGCCGTCTGTACGGTGGTCGCCAGCAATCTGGCGGCGCTGGTGGTGATGGCGGAAATCATGGCCCTGTGCGGCGTGTTCCTGACCGGGTGCAGCCAGTCCGGGAAACTGTGGTTTGCCCTCGGGCGCCTCGGCACCGTTCTGCTGGCGCTGACCTGCTGGCTGGTGTGGCAGCGCTACGGCACGCTGGATCTGGATCTCCTGAGCGCCCGCGCGCAGATGCTGCCGTTCGGGGCGGATATCTGGCTGCTGGGCGTGGTCGGCTTTGGTCTGCTGGCGGGGATTATTCCCCTGCACGGCTGGGTACCGCAGGCGCATGCCAATGCGTCCGCCCCCGCCGCGACGCTGTTTTCGACGGTGGTGATGAAAGTCGGTCTGTTCGGCATCCTGACCCTTTCCCTGATTGGCGGCCAGCCGCCGCTGTGGTGGGGCGTAGTGCTGCTGATTGCCGGGATGATCACCGCCTTTGTCGGCGGCCTGTACGCCCTGATGGAGCACAACATCCAGCGTCTGCTGGCGTATCACACCCTGGAGAACATCGGCATCATCCTGCTCGGTCTGGGCGCGGGGCTGACCGGCCTGGCGCTGAACCATCCGGCGCTGATCGCCTGTGGCTTCATCGGCGGGCTATATCACCTCGTTAACCACAGCCTGTTTAAAAGCACGCTGTTCCTCGGGGCGGGCAGCGTCTGGTTCCGCACCGGGCATCGCGATATCGAGAAGCTCGGCGGTATTGGCAAAAAAATGCCGCTGATTTCGCTCGCCATGCTGGTCGGTTTGATGGCGATGGCCGCGCTGCCGCCGCTCAACGGCTTTGCCGGTGAGTGGGTGATCTATCAGTCCTTCTTTGCTCTCGGCCAGAGCGATGTCTTTGTCGCCCGTCTGCTGGGGCCGATGCTGGCTGTCGGTCTGGCGATCACCGGCGCGCTGGCGGTGATGTGTATGGCGAAAGTCTACGGCGTCACCTTCCTCGGCGCACCGCGCACCCGCGAGGCGGAAAACGCCCGCTGCGCACCGGCCCTGATGACGGCGAGCGTAGTGCTGCTGGCCCTGTGCTGCATCGCGGGCGGGGTGGCTGCGCCGTGGCTGCTGCCGCTGCTGGGTTCGGCGGTTCCGCTGCCGCTCACCACCGCCCACACCGCCGTTTCGCAGCCGATGATGGCCCTGCTGCTGATCGCTGCGCCGCTTCTGCCGCTGGTGTTGATGATGTTCTTCAAACGCGACCGTCTGCCTGCCCGTTCACGCGGGACGGCATGGGCCTGCGGATACGAGCACGAGCAGTCGATGGTGATTACCGCGCACGGTTTTGCGATGCCGGTGAAAGAGAACTTCGCCTTTGTGCTGAAACTGCGCCACGCCCTGAATCCGGTCAGGATGATCCCCGGCTGGCAAAGCGCGGTCGCGCCCACGCTGTTCCGTCGCCTCGCGCTTGTCGAGCTGGCGGTGCTGGTGGTGATTGTGATTTCACGAGGAGCCTGA